In one window of Cheilinus undulatus linkage group 23, ASM1832078v1, whole genome shotgun sequence DNA:
- the arl1 gene encoding ADP-ribosylation factor-like protein 1 produces MGGFISIFSGLFGSREMRILILGLDGAGKTTILYRLQVGEVVTTIPTIGFNVETVTYRNLKFQVWDLGGQTSIRPYWRCYYSNTDAVIYVVDSSDRDRMGISKSELVAMLEEEELKKAILVVFANKQDMDQAMTPTEVATALGLPALKDRKWQIFKISALKGQGLDEAMDWLVESLRNRQ; encoded by the exons ATGG GTGGTTTCATTAGTATCTTTTCGGGCCTTTTTGGCTCCCGGGAGATGAGGATTCTGATCCTGGGACTGGACGGCGCAGGGAAAACCACCATCCTGTACCGTCTGCAGGTTGGAGAGGTGGTCACCACTATTCCCA CAATCGGCTTCAACGTGGAGACGGTCACATACAGGAACCTGAAGTTCCAGGTGTGGGATCTGGGAGGACAGACAAGCATCAG GCCGTATTGGCGGTGCTACTACTCAAACACAGATGCAGTCATCTACGTTGTTGACAGCAGCGACCGTGACAGGATGGGCATTTCAAAGTCTGAGCTGGTGGCGATGTTGGAG gaggaggagctgaagaAAGCTATTCTGGTGGTATTTGCCAACAAACAGGATATGGACCAGGCGATGACGCCCACTGAGGTGGCCACTGCACTCGGCCTCCCCGCtcttaaagacagaaaatggcAGATCTTCAAGATCTCGGCTCTAAAAGGCCAAGGCCTTGATGAGGCAATGGACTG GCTGGTGGAATCGCTGAGGAATCGGCAGTAA